Within Streptomyces roseirectus, the genomic segment ACCAGCCCCCCGACCCCCACGACACCGAACAAGACGCACCACCCCGCCCCCCTTCGCCCCCCACTGAGCTACCCGAAACCGCCGACAGGCCCGCACCACCCCGACAGCCCCTGCACCTGACCGTCCTCGGCCCCACCCGACTCACCCACCGTCCCCCGGACAGCGACGAACACACCGACCTCATCACCGCCCTCGTCCCCAAGCAACGCGAGATCCTCACCTATCTCGCTCTCCACCGCGACGGCACCCGACGAGAAACCCTGGCCGCCGCTCTGTGGCCGGACGCTCCGCAGGACCACCCCTACAACGCGTTCCACGCCACACTCAGCCAACTACGGCGCGCCCTGCGCACCGCCACCCACGACGCGGTCACCGACATCACCACCCACGCCCACGGCCACTACAGCCTCGACCACCACCAGGTGACGGTCGACCTCTGGCACCTTCAGGACGCCCTCGACACCGCCCGCCACACCACCGGCGAGCAGCACCACCGCACCACCCTGGAGCACGTCGTCACGCTCTACACGGGCGACTTCGCCTCCGACCTCACCGCGGAATGGACCGAAGCACCCCGCGAAGCCCTCCGCCGCGACGTCCTGGACGCGATCAGCTCCCTCGTCCGCATCCTGCGCACCGCCGCCCCCGAGCAAGCCCTCGCCCTCCTGGAACACACCCGCACCCTCGACCCCTACAACGAAGCCGTCTACCGCGACATCGGCCGCCTCCAGGCCCACCTCGGCCACCACGACGCCGTCCCCCGCACCCTCACCCTCCTCACCACCACCCTCGCCGAGATCGACGCCCGCCCCAGCCCGGAAACCCTGAGCCTTTTCCAACCTCACGCTGACGCGTGATGAAGGACGAGGACAGCCTTGACGATCGCTGTGATGCGGTTGGTGCCGCCGCGGAGCTTCCGCAGGAGACGCCAGTCCTTCAGGGTGGCCACGGCCTGTTCACCGAGGCAGCGGATCTTGGCGTGGTGCTGTTGTGCCGCCGCGTCGGCCTAGCACTTGAGGTCAGCCTCGGCGAGCGCTTCGACGATGCCGTGGGCGCGGGCGGCGATCTCCCCCAGCCTTCGGCCGGGAGGTGCCCCCAGTCGACCGGCAGGAGGGTGCCGTCCAGGATCATGAACGCCTTTGTCCGCCCGATGTTCACAGCGTCTGCCAGGGCGGGTGCGAGAGCCACCAGGACCTCGACGGCTTCGCGTATGGAGCGATACACGGTCGCGATGCCGACATCGAACCCGGTGGCGAGCCGGGCGTACGTGTCGCCGCATCACAGATGGGCCAGGACTCAGGAGAGCCTGACGACCGGCGGTCAGTCGATCGATGACGGGGAGACAAGCACGCGAAACTCCCGGTGGCTGCGGGCGATCTTGGTCGAGAACCCGTCTACCAGGAGCTTGGTCGTTTCACAGATCCGTCCAGCACGCGGCCGGCACGGTCAGGTTATGCAGGGTCTCGCCGCTCGTGGGACTTTCTCGTGGAGTCTGCTCACCGGGTGTTCTCCCACCGTGGACTCACGGGCTCCAAGCGGGGCTCAGATCTGGTGGTCGTCGCTGTGGCGGCCGAGGCTGCGGCCGAAGCGTTCGGAGATGGCCGGCATCAGGCTCTGGCCTTCGCCGGGCCGGTCGAGGCCGAAGACGTAGCCGGGGAAGTCCAGCTCCTTCTGCACCGCCCAGATCCCGTTGTGGTCCTCCGGAGGGAGAATGCGCGCTGGGTCGCCGACAGCGACCCAGCCGATCGGCACCGTCGAGTCGGCCGGCAGGACCGTGCGCAGGTGCACGATGCCGTTGATCCGCACCTCGGAGCGGGTCCCGATCAGTGCTCCGTTGAAGACGCGGCTGCCGGTGGCGAGGAAGACCTCGTCCTCTACCTGGCAGCCGGTCAGGTAGGAGGTGGGGCCCACCAGAACCTGTCGCCCCAGGACCAGCGGATCCCGCCGGGTGCCCCGCAGGACCGCGTTCTCCATGACGATGCAGCCTTCGCCCAGCTCCACCGGCCCGCCCTCGGCGGTGAGCACCGCGCCGAACAGCACCCGGCACCCGGCCCCCACGCGCACGTCTCCGCACAGCGTGGCGTTCGGAGCGACATAGGCCGTGGGGTGGACGGAGGGCGAACGGCCCTCATGAGTGAGAAGCATGGCCGCGATCAGCCGTCCTTTCGTATACCTGCCGGTGTCTGCGACGTCCGGTCATGAGGTCTGGGTACTGGTCAACGCGTCGACCAGCTGGGTGAACTCGGCACGCTGCCGGGCGGTCAGCGTGGCGTAGAGCGGCACCTGCAGCTCGTCGGTGAGCCGCTCGGCGCGCTGCCATCGGGGGATCAGGGCCGCGGCGGCCGGGCGCGGCTCGCGCCAGCCGTAGTGGATCGCCTGCTCGACGCCGAGGTTGACGACCATCGCCTCCCGGGCGCTCAGCCCGGACAGCCGTACCGCCGCGAGATGACAGGCGCCGCGGTGTTCCCGCAGAACGTGGATGCGCTGCATGGCCGCGCCGACCGGGTCGTCGGCGGGTACGGGCTGCGCGCGCCAGCCGGCGAACAGGGGCAGTGAGTCGGCGTCGGCGGTGTCGATCAGCCGCTGTGCCAGGCTGTTGAAGTGCTCGACATCGACATCGGCGGGGATGTGGGCGCGCCCCCACGTCCGGACGGCCTGCGCGTAACAGGCGGCGGCCTCCTCCGCCGGCATCACGGGCCGGCCGGCCCGCCAGCCGGTGGCGACGAGATCGGGGCCGAGGAAGCCCTGTACCGCTTGGACCACAGCGGCTGGTGCCTCGCCGAGCACCCCGAACCGGCCGCGGCAGTAGAAGCCGCGCCCGGGGGCGAACCCGGCGCGCAGGCCGATGGCGGCGGTCGCGTCGTCGGACATGAACTCGTCGCCGAAGTCGTGGACCGGCCTGGCCACGGCGGCGATGCAGTCGAAGATCTCCATGCGCAGAAGGTCGCCCACTTCGACTCAGCAGGTTAAGGGGATGATTTCTGATGGAACCCTTTAGGTAATCTATCGAGTCATGCTGGATATCCGCCGTCTGCACATGCTGAAGACCGTCGCCGCCCGCGGCTCCATCACCGCCGCCGCCCAGTCCCTGGCGTTGTCCGCCGGTGCCGTGTCCCAGCAGCTGGCCGCACTGAGACACGACGTCGGGGTTGATCTTCTGCGTCCCGACGGGCGAACCGTCGCGCTCACGGAGGCCGGCCGTGTCCTCCTCGAACACGCCGACCGGATCCTCGCCGCCATGGAGGAGGCCGAGTGCGCCGTCGCGGCGGTCAAGGGCACGGTCGGCGCCACCGCCACGCTCGCCGCGCTGCCGTCGACCGTCGCCCGGATCGTGGCCCCCGCGCTGACCGCGCTGGGCACGGAC encodes:
- a CDS encoding gamma carbonic anhydrase family protein → MLLTHEGRSPSVHPTAYVAPNATLCGDVRVGAGCRVLFGAVLTAEGGPVELGEGCIVMENAVLRGTRRDPLVLGRQVLVGPTSYLTGCQVEDEVFLATGSRVFNGALIGTRSEVRINGIVHLRTVLPADSTVPIGWVAVGDPARILPPEDHNGIWAVQKELDFPGYVFGLDRPGEGQSLMPAISERFGRSLGRHSDDHQI
- a CDS encoding SCO6745 family protein; translation: MEIFDCIAAVARPVHDFGDEFMSDDATAAIGLRAGFAPGRGFYCRGRFGVLGEAPAAVVQAVQGFLGPDLVATGWRAGRPVMPAEEAAACYAQAVRTWGRAHIPADVDVEHFNSLAQRLIDTADADSLPLFAGWRAQPVPADDPVGAAMQRIHVLREHRGACHLAAVRLSGLSAREAMVVNLGVEQAIHYGWREPRPAAAALIPRWQRAERLTDELQVPLYATLTARQRAEFTQLVDALTSTQTS